AGCCATGATAATAAAGACAGTGTTGTTAAAGATATTGTTATCATTGCCGGAGGCTTAGGTTTGGTGCCTTTGCGTTCACTTATTATTCCCATTATGGAAAATAAATCAGAATATGCTCGAGTGCATCTTATTATCGGTTCAAAAACGCCCAGAGAAGCATTATTCAGGCAACAGATAAGACAATGGAAACAACAACCTGACTGTACTATTATTGAATTGGTTGATGCGGTCGATTTTCTTGAATGGGATGGTCAAGTGGGTTTGGTGACAGAGCCAATTCATCAATTGAAACTGGATGAAAAACACACAAAATTCATCTTATGCGGACCTCCCGTCATGTATAAATTTGTCTTGATGGAAATCAAAATAAATTTTAATATTCCAGATGAGAATATCTATCTCGATTTAGAACGTAGAATGCGCTGTGGTGTTGGCAAATGTGGTCATTGTCAGATCAATCATGTGTATTGCTGTAAAGAGGGGCCTGTTTTTCGTTATTCTCAGTTAGTAGATCTGCCTGAGGCACTGAATTGATGAAACCTAGAATTGCCTTTTTTGATTTTGCCAGTTGTGAAGGTTGTCAGTTAGCCCTACTCAATTGTGAAGATATCCTACTGGAGTTATTAGAGTTGGTAGATCTGGTTGAGTTTAGAGAGGCCTTTTCAGAAAAAAGTGAACGCTATGATATTGCTTTTATTGAAGGTAGTATTCATCGTGAAGAAGATAGTAAACGCTTAATCGACATTCGTTCCAGAAGTCAGTATGTCGTGGCTTTGGGGGCATGTGCTTGCAATGGTAATGTGCAAGCACGCTCCAATTTTATTGCCCCTGCTGAAAACTACAAACTGATTTATGGAGAAGAAGCGCGCAATCGTGTTCAGGTGGATAAAAATTATTGGCCACTATGGGCACATGCTCGGGTGCGCTCAGTTGAAGAGATAGTGAAAGTAGATTTCCACTTACGTGGTTGTCCCATGTCGGCAGATGAATTTTTAGTATTAGTGAAGGCATTATTAAGTAAGCAAATACCTCATTTCCCAGAAAATGCAGTCTGTGTGGAATGTAAGCGCAATGCCAATGAATGTGTTTTTGATAAAGGCATGAGTTGTCTGGGTCCTATTGCTTATGGTGGCTGTGATGCCATTTGTGTTAATAATGGCCATGTCTGTGATGCTTGTCGAGGCTTGTTGCCCTATGCTAATGTTGATGCTCACAATGAATTAATGTTGAGTAAGGGTATTTCAAAAGAGGCGATTAAAAGTCGTTATAGACTATTTTGCAGTG
This genomic window from sulfur-oxidizing endosymbiont of Gigantopelta aegis contains:
- a CDS encoding FAD/NAD(P)-binding protein, whose protein sequence is MNAPVSSSINNPYIPMMAEIERVEPLTEHESLFRVVLPEPLNHRPGQFVMVGLPGIGECAISISSSPQSGRVLEMVIRKAGNVTGVLHQLNEKDLISIRGPFGSGFDLNDFRISHDNKDSVVKDIVIIAGGLGLVPLRSLIIPIMENKSEYARVHLIIGSKTPREALFRQQIRQWKQQPDCTIIELVDAVDFLEWDGQVGLVTEPIHQLKLDEKHTKFILCGPPVMYKFVLMEIKINFNIPDENIYLDLERRMRCGVGKCGHCQINHVYCCKEGPVFRYSQLVDLPEALN
- a CDS encoding NADH:ubiquinone oxidoreductase → MKPRIAFFDFASCEGCQLALLNCEDILLELLELVDLVEFREAFSEKSERYDIAFIEGSIHREEDSKRLIDIRSRSQYVVALGACACNGNVQARSNFIAPAENYKLIYGEEARNRVQVDKNYWPLWAHARVRSVEEIVKVDFHLRGCPMSADEFLVLVKALLSKQIPHFPENAVCVECKRNANECVFDKGMSCLGPIAYGGCDAICVNNGHVCDACRGLLPYANVDAHNELMLSKGISKEAIKSRYRLFCSAEKISQT